Part of the Streptomyces sp. HSG2 genome, TTGACCCAGACACCGCGGACGGGAATCTCGCGTCCCTGTCCGACGGCACCCAGGTCCGTGCGCCCCACCACCACCCGGAGATCGCGCACAGGGTCCGCGGGCGTCCCGAGAACCTCCTCCCCCAGACAGTGGGCGGCCGTGAGGACAGTGGTCCGTCCGACGGCGACGCCCCCGCAGAACTGCCCCGACCGGGTACCCCCGAATCGGTCACGGCTGGCGAGGGCGACCGCCCAGGGGACATCGGCCGCGTCGACGGCGAAGCCTCCCAGGATCTGCCGGTCGGCCGCCGCCGGAGCGGCGGCGGCCGACGGAAGGACCGCCCCGAAGGCGAGCAGGACCAGCGTCCGGGCAACCGCCCGGACAGCAGCGTGACGCATACCCACTCCTCACTGAAGGGTGACGACTGAGCACCCAGAGTGATGCCGGCCGTCACACCTCGCACCCCGGCGCGGCTCGGCGGTCGAGCCCGGCGCGCTACACCGGAGCCGACCTGCGGCGCGTCGCGGACCTCTGGGGCGTTGGCGTGGAGGAGGTGGCGCGCGTCCACGCGGCGACCGACGACGCCCCCCGCGCCCGGCATCGCCGAGCTCAGCCGCCCACATACTCCGCGAGGTGTTCGCCGGTGAGGGTGGAGCGGGCCGCGACGAGATCCGCGGGCGTCCCCTCGAAGACGATCCTCCCGCCGTCGTGTCCGGCGCCGGGGCCGACGTCGATGATCCAGTCGGCGTGCGCCATGACCGCCTGGTGGTGCTCCACGACGATCACCGACTTCCCCGCGTCGACGAGTCGGTCAAGGAGGTCGAGCAGATGTGCCACGTCGGCGAGGTGCAGGCCACTGGTCGGCTCGTCCAGGACATGGATCCCGCCCCTCTCCGCCATGTGAACGGCCAGCTTCAACCGCTGCCGCTCACCGCCGGACAGGGTGGTGAGCGGCTGGCCGAGGGCCAGGTACCCGAGGCCCACCTCGACGAGCCGACCCAGGATCCGCTGGGCGGCCGGCACGCGCGCCGCCTTCGTGGAGAAGAACGCCCGCGCCTCCCCGACGGACATCGCCAGCACCTGACCGATGTCCCGCCCTCCGAGCCGATACTCCAACACGCGCGCCTGAAAGCGCCTCCCCTCGCATTCCTCGCAGGGAACGGCGACACCGGCCATCATCGCCAGATCCGTGTACAGCACTCCCGAACCCTGGCAGACGGGGCAGGCGCCGTCCGAGTTGGGGCTGAACAGCGACGGGCTCACACCGTTGGCCTTCGCGAACGCCTTGCGAATCGCGTCGAGAAGGCCGGTGTACGTGGCCGGATTGCTGCGGCGGGACCCCCGGATGGGGGTCTGATCGACCGCGACCACACCCGCCTCGGGCGGCAGCGAGCCGTGCACGAGGGAGCTCTTGCCCGAACCGGCGACGCCCGTGACGACGGTGAGGACGCCGAGTGGGATGTCGACGTCGACGCCGCGCAGGTTGTTCCGTGTCGCCCCACGGACACGGAGCACTCCCGTTGCCTCCCGCACCTTCTCCTTCAGCGCGGCGCGATCGTCGAGATGTCTGCCCGTCACGGTGTCGCTCCGGCGAAGCTCCTCCACGGAGCCCTCGAAGCAGACGACACCGCCGTCCGCCCCGGCCCCGGGACCGAGATCGACCACGTGGTCGGCGATCAGGATCGATTCCGGCTTGTGCTCCACCACGAGCACGGTGTTGCCCTTGTCCCGCAGTCGGAGCAGGACGTCGTTCATCCGCCGGACGTCGTGAGGATGCAGGCCGACCGTGGGCTCGTCGAAGACATAGGTGACATCCGTGAGCGAGGACCCCAGATGGCGGATCATCTTGGTTCGCTGTGCCTCGCCACCGGAGAGGGTGCCCGAGGAACGGTCCAGGGAGAGGTACCCGAGCCCGATGTCGGTGAAGGAGTCGAGCGTGTGCCCGAGCTTCGCCAGAAGCGGCCCGACGGACGGCTCCCGCAGCCCCTTGACCCACTCGGCCAGGTCACGGATCTCCATCGCGCAGGCGTCGGCGATGCTCGTCCCGGCGATCCGGGAGGACCGCGCAGGAGCGCTGAGCCGCGTGCCCCCGCAGGCGGAGCACTCGGTGAAGGCCACAGCCCGGTCGACGAAGGCCCGGATGTGCGGCCGCATGGATCCGCGGTCCTTCGACAGGAACGACTTGCGGATCTTCGGGACGAGCCCCTCATAGGTGAGTTTGACCCCCTGGACACTCACCTTGACAGGCTCTCTGTACAGGAAGTCGTGCCGTTCCCTCGCGGTGAAGTCACGGATGGGCTTGTCCGGATCGAAGAGGCCGGACTCCCGGATCACGCGCACCACCCACCCGTCCCCGGTGTAGGTCGGGATGGTGAAGGGATCCTCGTTGAGCGACTTGGACTCGTCGTAGAGTTCGGTGAGATCGATCTCCGAGATCGTGCCGCGGCCCTCGCAGTGCGTGCACATGCCGCCGGTCCGACTGAACGTCACCTTCTCGGTCCTCGTCCTGTCGGCTCCCTTGTCGACCGTCAGTCCGCCGCTCGCCGACACCGAGGCCACGTTGAACGAGAACGCCCCCGGGGGGCCGATACGCGGCTCGCCCAGTCTGCTGAACAGGATGCGCAGCATGGCGTTGACGTCCGTGGCCGTGCCCACCGTGGAGCGCGGATCGCCGCCCATGCGCTGTTGGTCGACGATGATGGCGGTCGTCAGGCCGTCCAGGACGTCGACCTCCGGTCGCCCGGGGGTGGGCATGAACCCCTGCGCGAAGGCGCTGTAGGTCTCGTTGATCAGCCGCTGGGACTCCGCCGCGATCGTCTCGAACACCAGCGAACTCTTGCCCGAACCCGAGACTCCGGTGAAGACGGTCAATCTGCGCTTCGGGAGGTCGACGCTGACGCCCTTGAGGTTGTTCTCGCGCGCGCCGTGGACCCGGATCAGGTCGTGTGCGTCGGCGGGATGGGTTCCGGTGGATTCAGTTGGCTTGTGCGTCGCCATGTTCGCTTCCGCCTATTTCCGTCGTAGCGTGACCCTTCCGACGGGGGCGGCACCGGCCGCAGGCGTCGGTCGGGCTTCCGTACCCTCGACTTCGACGCTAGTAGCCGGTACCGACAACGGACCGGGACCCGACCGGATGACACCCGGGGCGCCCGTTCGCGCGGCCCCGCCCCGAACTCCGACCCGGCCGCGAAACGACTCCGTGCCCCGATCCGAGGGATCGAGGCACGGAGTGAACGGTCGGCTCAGTCGAGGTAGTCGCGCAGGACCTGCGACCGCGACGGGTGGCGCAGCTTGGACATCGTCTTGGACTCGATCTGTCGGATGCGCTCGCGGGTGACCCCGTAGACCTTGCCGATCTCGTCCAGAGTCTTCGGCTGCCCGTCGGTCAGACCGAATCGCATCGAGACCACGCCCGCCTCTCGCTCCGAGAGCGTGTCCAGGACCGAGTGCAACTGCTCCTGCAACAAGGTGAAGCTCACCGCGTCCGCCGGTACCACGGCCTCGGAGTCCTCGATGAGGTCGCCGAACTCGCTGTCGCCGTCCTCGCCGAGAGGGGTGTGAAGCGAGATGGGCTCGCGACCGTACTTCTGGACCTCGATGACCTTCTCCGGGGTCATGTCGAGTTCCTTGGCCAGTTCCTCGGGGGTCGGCTCCCGCCCCAGGTCTTGGAGCATCTGGCGCTGCACACGCGCGAGCTTGTTGATGACCTCCACCATGTGCACCGGGATGCGGATGGTGCGGGCCTGGTCGGCCATCGCGCGGGTGATCGCCTGCCGGATCCACCAGGTGGCGTACGTGGAGAACTTGTAGCCCTTGGTGTAGTCGAACTTCTCCACCGCACGGATCAGACCGAGGTTGCCTTCCTGGATCAGATCGAGGAAGAGCATGCCGCGACCGGTGTAGCGCTTGGCCAGCGAGACCACGAGACGGAGGTTCGCCTCCAGCAGGTGGTTCTTGGCCCTGCGGCCGTCCTCGGCGATGATCTCCAACTCGCGCTTCAGCTTCGGTGCGAGCTTGTCGGCGTTGGCCAGCTTGTCCTCGGCGAACAGTCCCGCTTCGATGCGCTTCGCGAGCTCGACCTCCTGCTCGGCGTTGAGCAGGGGTACCTTGCCGATCTGCTTGAGGTAGTCCTTGACCGGGTCCGCCGTGGCGCCGGCCGCGGCGACCTGTTGGGCGGGGGCGTCGTCCTCGTCGTCGTCGGAAAGGACGAAACCGGCACTCTCGGTGCCTTCGGGCTCCTCCGGAGCCTTGCCCTCCTCCAACGCCTCGTCCTCGAGGACCTCGCCGTCGTCCTTCTTCGTGGCGGCCTTCTTGGCGGTCGCCTTCTTCGCGGTGGTCTTCTTCGCCGCGGCCTTCTTCGCGGTGGTCTTCTTCGCCGCGGCCTTCTTCGGCGCGGGAGACTCCTCCGCGGCGGCTCCCTCCGATGCGGAGGCCTCCGTCCGGGCGGTGCTCGCGGAGGCCTTCCGGCCCGCCGCGGCCTTGGCGGCGACCGCCTTGGTCGCCGTCCGCTTGGCGGGGGACTTCGCCGCGACGCTCTTGCGGGTGCGCTTGGGTTCTGCGGCACTGACCATCAGCGTCACACCCTCTTCCTCGAGGATCTGGTTGAGGCTGCGCAGTACGTTCTTCCACTGAGTGGCCGGAATCTGGTCGGCTTCGAAGGCCCGGCGCACGTCGTCGCCGGCGATCTGCCCCTCAGCCTTTCCCCGTTCGATGAGCGCCATGACAGAGACGGACTCGGCGATCTCCGGCGGGAGCGTACGGGATGTGCTGGCCGACACGAACAACCTCTCGGAACGTTGGAAAGCGGCTTCCGGCACCGTCCGGGCGGACGGGAGCCGACCGTCGACTTCGGATCGGGTCGACGGCGCGGGCGGGGCCGGGGAGGGGCACGACGCCGTCGCTCGACGTCCGCCTTCCCTCCTCGACTGTCACCTCTTAGGTCATCGCGCTGCTCCCGCGAGCGTTACGCCCGATCCGCGTGGCCCGAGTCACACTCGAAATACCGGCAAGCGGGTCGAAAAGGAGCACTCCGAGTCAATGACGATCCTCCCGCCGAACCCGGGAATCCGGCGCTCACCACCCCCGCGGGTGAGCGCCGGATCCCGTGGCGCCACCGCGACGCGGGACCCGACAGGCCAGGGACGCGAGGGCCCGCCATCCACGCCGTCCCGCCCCGGGCGGCCACCCTCCCGGGCGGGCGGCGACAGATCAGTGCTCGCGAGGCGCGGGGACGACCCGATCAGACTCGGGCTGCACCGTGAGCAGCTGCCGCATGGCGGACTCGGCCGCCGCACCGTCACCCGCGGACAGCGCGTCGACGATCAGACCGTGCTGCGACAGCGTCGCCTCGTTCAGGCGGTCACAGCCCGTGACCGGCCCCCCTGAGACCTGAAGCGCGGCGGAGACGATGCCCGACAGGTGGTCCAGCATGCGATTCCCGGCGACCTGGATGAGGAGCATGTGGAACTCGGCGTCCGCCCGCGAGAAGGTGAGGGCGTCACCCTGCCCGGCCGCGTGTCCCATGATCTGGACCATCTCGGACAGACGCTGCTGGACGTCCTCTCGACCGTGGCCGGCGGCGAGCCGCGCGGCGAGCGGTTCGATCGTCCAGCGCAGTTCGCCGAGCTCGCGACGCTGGTCGTCACGCTGCGGTCCGAACGCGCGCCACTCGATGATGTCCGGGTCGAGGAGGTTCCAGTCGCTGACGGGACGCACCCTCGTGCCGACGTTCGGGCGGGCGCTGACGAGGCCCTTCGCTTCCAGGACGCGCAACGACTCGCGGACGACGGTGCGCGAGACCTCGAAACGCTGGCCGATTTCCTCGGGGACCAGCGGACGGTCGGCTCCCAGATCGCCGGAGACGATCATCTGGCCGAGTTGCTGGACGAGTTGCCCGTGAAGCCCTCGCCCCCGGCTCCCGGCGGCGCGCCGACTCACCCGCCCCAACTCGGGCTCACCGCCGTCCCACGCGGGAGGGCCGGGGCGATCGACGGTGGGCCCGTCTGCGTAGGGGCGGCGGTCGCGTTCGCCGGGACTCGCGACCCCGGGGTCGGCGGAGCGGGCGGTGGTCATCATCGTGTGCGCAAGGGTACTCACGCGTTCTTTGTCGGCGACCTGCCCAACTCCCTTGAGCGCTTTGGTGAAAAGCACACGAAAGGGTGATCGCTCGCCCCGCCCCAATTGACGCCTTATCGGAAAGAAATGGGCTTCGACCGGGGGAGTTGCGCACAGCTTCGGAGGCCCGGGACACCGACCGCCTTCAACGCGCACGACCCCTCAGCCAGATCAGCAGACAGCCACCGAGCAGCACGAGAAGCGACAACACCACTGCCGAGTCCAGGGGTTGCCCCACCAGCCGCGAGAAAGCCGCCCACGAGGGCCACCCTTCGGAGAGCCACCCCGGCGACACCGCCTCACCGGCCCGAACGGGGGGACCCGCGGCCGCGGTCACCGGGACGCCGTCGCGCAACCGGCCGAGGAGCGGGGCGACGACGACGGGAACGGCCACCGCCGCGGCGAGCCCGGCCGCGGTGGACCGGAAGAGCCCGGCCCCCAGCACCCCCAACCAGGAACACCCCACGATCAGCCCCACCCAACCGCCGACCTGGGCCGCCCAGTCCGCGGGCACCTCACTCGCCGAACGGCCGGGCACGAGGAGGAGGGCCGCGACATCGGCGAGCACGACAACGGCGGCCAGGACCGCCGCCATGGCGCCGACCAGGAGGAGCTTGGCGGCCAACAGCCCGAACCGCTGCGGAACCGCGCACCGGTCCAGCGTCAGGACCGGATACCGGAACTCCTCCCCGGAGGCGAGCGCGCCGAGCAGGGCGGCCCCCAGGGCGGCCGGCGGGAGAGGGAAGGCCCCCGGCCACGCGGCCAGCACCCGCGCCGGTGGCGCGTGTCCCACGTGGGCGAGCACCGCGGCCGACACCATCGACGCACAGACCACCACGGCCCCCACTCGCACGGCGGTTGCCAGGTGGGTCGCGCGCCGAAGTTCGTAGCGGAACGGACGCTGGGGACCCGGCACGGTCCTCGCCCGAGAACCGTGCGTCCGGACTCGGGGCGCCGGGCCCAAGCCGGCCCGTCCCGGGCGGGCGCCGGTTCTGCCCGAGGCGGAGGAAGCCGAGGTCGGGCCGGAGGCGCCGCGGTGCGGGGACGTGTCACCGGGAGGCGCCGGGAGGAGCGCTGCTTCGCCCGGCGGTCGGCCGGGGTCGCGATCCGAGGTCGGTTCGTCGGGAGTGTCCTCGACACGACGCATCCGACCGCCACCGAGGGCCGCGGGTACGGTGCCACCGGCGACAGGCGACATCGCACTCGCGACGGGGCTCGCCTCGTAGGGCCGGTCGCCGGCCGCGTGGTCGAGGCCCGGCGCACCGCCATCGCCGGGCGCTCCCATGTCCCCGGTCTCGTCGGCCAGTCGGTGGACGGGGATTCCGCTTCGGAAGGCCGCCTCGCCGATCTCGGCGCAGGAACCCCCGAACACGGTCAGGCGGTTGCCTCCGTCGGGGACGACCTCCACCGGTCGGCGCTCGGCCCGGGCCTGCCGCGCGAGGACGGCGGCGAGCCGAGCGGCCTGTGGGCTGCGCACGACCACACGCGGTCGGAGACGCGTCCGGGCGAACTCGCCGACTCCCTGGTCGGCGACGACCCTTCCCTTGTCCAGCGTGACGACTCGGTCGGCGATCCGAGCGGCCACCTCGGCGTCGGTGGTGGCCCAGAGCACGGTGCCACCCTGGGAGGCGTAGGCACGTACGGTGTCGAGCATCGGACGGCTGTCCACTCCGGCCAGACGCCCGGTCGGATCGTCGAGCACGAGGGTGTGCGGGTCCGTCGACAACGCGACGGCCAAGCCGAAACGGCGTTCCATTCCCGGGGAGAGCGTGCCGAGTCGCTCGCCACGCATCTCGCTCAGACCGACCGTCTCCAACACCTCGTCGGCTCGACCGACCTGTACCCCGGCGGCCGCGCAGACCATGGCCAGGTGATCGCGGAGCGTCCGCCCCGGGTTTCCCCGCACGTCACCGAGCAGGACACCCACTTCGCGCGCCGGGTACGCGATGCGGTGCAGCGGTCGGCCTCTGAAGTACGTGACGCCTCTGCCCCGTTGCAGCCCGAGCATGAGGCGGAGGGCTGTCGTCTTGCCGGAGCCCGGCGTCCCGAGCAGGGTCGTGACGCGCCCTCCCGAGGCCTCGAACGAGACGTCGTCGAGGGCGAGTGGGAGTCCTCGACGAGGGGCGCTGGTCAGTCCGAATGCCTGGATCACCCGAAGCAAGATAGCGCGATACGCACCTTTTGACGCGAAACGCGCACTCTTGGGCGTTCAGGTATCGCGCCCCACTCGCCTTCCGCGGGCACGGGATGTCAGACCTCGGGGCGGAGCATGGGCGGATTCAGAAGCGTGGCGCCACCGGCGCGGAAGAGCTGGGCCGGTCGACCGCCCTGTCGAGTCGTGGTGCCGCCGGTGGGTACCAGAAAGCCGGGTGTGCCGGTCACCTTGCGGTGGAAGTTGCGCGGGTCGAGCGTCACGCCCCACACGGCCTCGTAGACCCGACGCAACTCGCCGACAGTGAACTCGGCGGGGCAGAACGCCGTGGCCAGAGACGAGTACTCGATCTTCGAGCGGGCCCGCTCCACACCGTCGGCCAGGATCAGATCGTGATCGAAGGCCAGCGGAGCCGCCGCCTCGGCGACACGGCCCTCCCCGACCCGGCCCAGCAACTCCTCGACCGGTGCCCACCTGACCGTGTTCGCGTCGCCCCCCGCCCTGGGCGCGGGGAGGTCCGGCGCCAGCGCCAGGTGGGCGACGCTGACCACGCGCATCCTCGGGTCTCGGTCGGGGTCGCCGTACGTGGCGAGTTGCTCCAGATGGGCACCGTCGACGCGCGCGGGTTCGCCCGGATCGTGGACTCGCAGCCCGGTCTCCTCGGCCAGTTCGCGTGCCGCGGCCTGGGCCAGGTCCTCATCGGCACGGACGAAGCCCCCGGGAAGGGCCCAGCGCCACTGGAAGGGGGGTTCTCCTCGGCGCACGGCCAGGACACACAGCGAATGACGACGCACGGTCAGCACGACCAGATCCACGGTCACAGCGAAGGGCGGATGGGCAGACGGGTCGTAGGGCATACGACGATGATAGTCGTCTTCCTGACGATAAACACGTCGTTCTCCGTCCCTGCGGGGGGCCGTTCCCGGCGGGCTCGCGAGCGGCGTCCCGCACCCGCGTGGGGCCCAACGCGTGCGCCGCGGAACGTGGCCGTCGACGGATGCGGACGCCGCCCGGGGCGGACTTGCCGGTGCGCGAGTCGGAACGTCCCGCCCCGGTCCGGCTCGCGCACCCTCGCGCCTCGTGCGAACGCCGAAGCCGCCGCGATGCCCGGGCCGGGCGGCGGGGAGGAGCGGTCTCCCCAGGGCCCCTCCCCACCCCTCCTGCCCCTTCCCCACGACTCGGGCCGCCCGGCCCCCCGCCGCTCCTA contains:
- a CDS encoding ABC transporter ATP-binding protein produces the protein MIQAFGLTSAPRRGLPLALDDVSFEASGGRVTTLLGTPGSGKTTALRLMLGLQRGRGVTYFRGRPLHRIAYPAREVGVLLGDVRGNPGRTLRDHLAMVCAAAGVQVGRADEVLETVGLSEMRGERLGTLSPGMERRFGLAVALSTDPHTLVLDDPTGRLAGVDSRPMLDTVRAYASQGGTVLWATTDAEVAARIADRVVTLDKGRVVADQGVGEFARTRLRPRVVVRSPQAARLAAVLARQARAERRPVEVVPDGGNRLTVFGGSCAEIGEAAFRSGIPVHRLADETGDMGAPGDGGAPGLDHAAGDRPYEASPVASAMSPVAGGTVPAALGGGRMRRVEDTPDEPTSDRDPGRPPGEAALLPAPPGDTSPHRGASGPTSASSASGRTGARPGRAGLGPAPRVRTHGSRARTVPGPQRPFRYELRRATHLATAVRVGAVVVCASMVSAAVLAHVGHAPPARVLAAWPGAFPLPPAALGAALLGALASGEEFRYPVLTLDRCAVPQRFGLLAAKLLLVGAMAAVLAAVVVLADVAALLLVPGRSASEVPADWAAQVGGWVGLIVGCSWLGVLGAGLFRSTAAGLAAAVAVPVVVAPLLGRLRDGVPVTAAAGPPVRAGEAVSPGWLSEGWPSWAAFSRLVGQPLDSAVVLSLLVLLGGCLLIWLRGRAR
- a CDS encoding FadR/GntR family transcriptional regulator: MSTLAHTMMTTARSADPGVASPGERDRRPYADGPTVDRPGPPAWDGGEPELGRVSRRAAGSRGRGLHGQLVQQLGQMIVSGDLGADRPLVPEEIGQRFEVSRTVVRESLRVLEAKGLVSARPNVGTRVRPVSDWNLLDPDIIEWRAFGPQRDDQRRELGELRWTIEPLAARLAAGHGREDVQQRLSEMVQIMGHAAGQGDALTFSRADAEFHMLLIQVAGNRMLDHLSGIVSAALQVSGGPVTGCDRLNEATLSQHGLIVDALSAGDGAAAESAMRQLLTVQPESDRVVPAPREH
- a CDS encoding NUDIX hydrolase; the encoded protein is MPYDPSAHPPFAVTVDLVVLTVRRHSLCVLAVRRGEPPFQWRWALPGGFVRADEDLAQAAARELAEETGLRVHDPGEPARVDGAHLEQLATYGDPDRDPRMRVVSVAHLALAPDLPAPRAGGDANTVRWAPVEELLGRVGEGRVAEAAAPLAFDHDLILADGVERARSKIEYSSLATAFCPAEFTVGELRRVYEAVWGVTLDPRNFHRKVTGTPGFLVPTGGTTTRQGGRPAQLFRAGGATLLNPPMLRPEV
- a CDS encoding RNA polymerase sigma factor, whose protein sequence is MSASTSRTLPPEIAESVSVMALIERGKAEGQIAGDDVRRAFEADQIPATQWKNVLRSLNQILEEEGVTLMVSAAEPKRTRKSVAAKSPAKRTATKAVAAKAAAGRKASASTARTEASASEGAAAEESPAPKKAAAKKTTAKKAAAKKTTAKKATAKKAATKKDDGEVLEDEALEEGKAPEEPEGTESAGFVLSDDDEDDAPAQQVAAAGATADPVKDYLKQIGKVPLLNAEQEVELAKRIEAGLFAEDKLANADKLAPKLKRELEIIAEDGRRAKNHLLEANLRLVVSLAKRYTGRGMLFLDLIQEGNLGLIRAVEKFDYTKGYKFSTYATWWIRQAITRAMADQARTIRIPVHMVEVINKLARVQRQMLQDLGREPTPEELAKELDMTPEKVIEVQKYGREPISLHTPLGEDGDSEFGDLIEDSEAVVPADAVSFTLLQEQLHSVLDTLSEREAGVVSMRFGLTDGQPKTLDEIGKVYGVTRERIRQIESKTMSKLRHPSRSQVLRDYLD
- a CDS encoding excinuclease ABC subunit UvrA; this encodes MATHKPTESTGTHPADAHDLIRVHGARENNLKGVSVDLPKRRLTVFTGVSGSGKSSLVFETIAAESQRLINETYSAFAQGFMPTPGRPEVDVLDGLTTAIIVDQQRMGGDPRSTVGTATDVNAMLRILFSRLGEPRIGPPGAFSFNVASVSASGGLTVDKGADRTRTEKVTFSRTGGMCTHCEGRGTISEIDLTELYDESKSLNEDPFTIPTYTGDGWVVRVIRESGLFDPDKPIRDFTARERHDFLYREPVKVSVQGVKLTYEGLVPKIRKSFLSKDRGSMRPHIRAFVDRAVAFTECSACGGTRLSAPARSSRIAGTSIADACAMEIRDLAEWVKGLREPSVGPLLAKLGHTLDSFTDIGLGYLSLDRSSGTLSGGEAQRTKMIRHLGSSLTDVTYVFDEPTVGLHPHDVRRMNDVLLRLRDKGNTVLVVEHKPESILIADHVVDLGPGAGADGGVVCFEGSVEELRRSDTVTGRHLDDRAALKEKVREATGVLRVRGATRNNLRGVDVDIPLGVLTVVTGVAGSGKSSLVHGSLPPEAGVVAVDQTPIRGSRRSNPATYTGLLDAIRKAFAKANGVSPSLFSPNSDGACPVCQGSGVLYTDLAMMAGVAVPCEECEGRRFQARVLEYRLGGRDIGQVLAMSVGEARAFFSTKAARVPAAQRILGRLVEVGLGYLALGQPLTTLSGGERQRLKLAVHMAERGGIHVLDEPTSGLHLADVAHLLDLLDRLVDAGKSVIVVEHHQAVMAHADWIIDVGPGAGHDGGRIVFEGTPADLVAARSTLTGEHLAEYVGG